A single genomic interval of Rhodothermus profundi harbors:
- the nuoE gene encoding NADH-quinone oxidoreductase subunit NuoE family protein: protein MADFVKKPVVPLPDLQPEPQIPADQLYFTEEEKQKIARFKEQYLEPAGAVMKTLWLAQEKFGFLPPEVLQLVADELGIPYAQVYGVATFYTQYYKEKKGKYVLDVCTCFTCQVCGGYDILHYLEEKLGIHKGETTPDGLFTLQEVECLGACGSAPVLQVSNGPYVHNLTPEKVDQLLEDLKQGKLPPFVSLTLPQDEAELGGNRRSDAEAVESYQTPPVARQTR, encoded by the coding sequence ATGGCTGATTTTGTCAAAAAACCGGTGGTTCCGCTGCCAGATCTGCAACCGGAACCACAGATTCCTGCCGACCAGCTTTACTTTACGGAAGAGGAAAAGCAAAAAATTGCCCGCTTCAAGGAACAGTACCTGGAACCAGCCGGCGCTGTGATGAAAACGCTCTGGCTGGCCCAGGAAAAGTTTGGCTTCCTGCCGCCGGAAGTACTGCAACTGGTGGCCGATGAGCTGGGCATTCCCTATGCTCAGGTGTATGGCGTGGCTACCTTCTACACGCAGTACTACAAAGAAAAGAAAGGAAAGTACGTGCTGGACGTCTGCACTTGCTTTACCTGCCAGGTATGCGGAGGTTACGACATCCTGCACTACCTGGAAGAAAAACTGGGAATCCATAAGGGCGAAACCACACCGGATGGCCTGTTTACCCTCCAGGAAGTCGAATGTCTGGGCGCCTGCGGCTCGGCGCCAGTTTTACAGGTATCCAATGGACCGTATGTCCACAACCTGACGCCTGAGAAGGTCGACCAATTGCTGGAAGACCTGAAACAGGGCAAACTACCGCCCTTTGTTTCGCTGACGCTCCCCCAGGACGAAGCCGAACTGGGGGGCAATCGGCGCTCAGACGCCGAGGCGGTCGAGTCGTACCAGACGCCTCCGGTGGCCCGCCAAACACGCTAA
- the nuoF gene encoding NADH-quinone oxidoreductase subunit NuoF produces the protein MTTNGVQSKAGDWRNYKRVLLPPVRDLHRLEVYEAHGGYQTLRDVLTSDRWDPRTVIEEVKKSKLRGRGGAGFPTGLKWSFMPPVDDRPRFLCCNGDESEPGTFKDRQLMEFNPHQIFEGILIACYAMSVRTCYLYVRGEFARWIEHMERELEKLYARGYVGKNIMGTDFSADIVIHKGAGAYICGEESSLMESIEGKRAYPRIKPPFPAQRGLWGYPTTINNVETLANVPLILRNGGEWFASIGAPNHPGPVLYGISGHVNRPGVYEYPTGMLITDLIYEVAGGIRGGKKLKAVIPGGSSTPPLRADMIDGVTMDAESLREAGSMMGTAGLLVLDEDTDMVSWLRRVTHFYAHESCGQCTPCREGTGWLENIVTRIDEGEGRLRDLDLLLDLCDQMEGRTVCALADAAAWPVRYTILRFREEFEAKCKPSLIPSGIDVAPSATSE, from the coding sequence ATGACCACTAACGGAGTGCAGAGCAAAGCCGGAGACTGGCGAAACTACAAACGGGTGTTGCTCCCGCCCGTGCGGGATCTACACCGGTTGGAAGTGTACGAAGCGCACGGAGGCTACCAGACCCTGCGCGACGTGCTTACCTCCGACCGCTGGGATCCTCGGACCGTGATCGAGGAGGTCAAAAAAAGCAAGCTGCGCGGCCGGGGTGGCGCGGGCTTTCCCACCGGTCTGAAGTGGAGCTTCATGCCACCGGTAGATGACCGTCCCCGCTTCCTGTGTTGCAACGGCGACGAAAGTGAACCGGGCACGTTCAAAGACCGCCAGCTCATGGAATTCAACCCCCACCAGATCTTCGAGGGGATTCTGATCGCCTGCTATGCAATGTCGGTGCGCACGTGCTACCTGTACGTGCGCGGTGAGTTTGCCCGGTGGATCGAACATATGGAGCGGGAGCTGGAAAAGCTCTACGCCCGGGGTTACGTAGGAAAGAACATTATGGGCACGGACTTCTCAGCCGATATTGTCATCCACAAGGGTGCCGGCGCCTACATCTGCGGCGAGGAGTCCAGCCTGATGGAATCCATTGAAGGCAAGCGGGCCTACCCGCGCATTAAGCCACCATTTCCGGCCCAGCGCGGCCTGTGGGGCTATCCCACCACGATCAACAACGTGGAGACGCTGGCCAACGTACCGCTTATTCTGCGAAATGGGGGCGAGTGGTTTGCGTCCATCGGTGCTCCCAACCACCCCGGCCCGGTACTCTATGGCATCTCCGGACACGTCAACCGGCCAGGTGTCTACGAATACCCTACCGGCATGCTGATCACCGACCTGATTTACGAAGTGGCCGGTGGTATTCGAGGCGGCAAAAAGCTTAAGGCCGTCATTCCTGGCGGCAGTTCTACGCCGCCCCTGCGGGCCGATATGATCGACGGCGTGACGATGGATGCAGAATCGCTGCGCGAGGCTGGCTCGATGATGGGAACCGCGGGCCTGCTCGTGCTCGACGAAGACACCGACATGGTGTCGTGGCTGCGACGGGTAACGCACTTTTATGCGCATGAAAGCTGCGGTCAATGCACGCCCTGTCGCGAAGGAACCGGCTGGCTCGAAAACATCGTCACGCGCATTGACGAAGGGGAAGGCCGCCTGCGTGACCTCGACCTGCTCCTGGATCTATGCGACCAGATGGAAGGCCGCACGGTCTGCGCGCTGGCCGACGCGGCTGCCTGGCCGGTGCGGTATACAATCCTGCGTTTTCGGGAAGAGTTTGAAGCCAAGTGCAAACCCAGCCTGATTCCTTCAGGCATCGACGTCGCACCTTCTGCGACCTCCGAATAG